In the genome of Drosophila willistoni isolate 14030-0811.24 unplaced genomic scaffold, UCI_dwil_1.1 Seg47.1, whole genome shotgun sequence, the window tcgagtttgtttcaaatttttgacacgcccccttccgccaccagaatttacaaaaaacagattttcttaaaaaccaTGTAAGCTACcgatattaaatttggtatgtaagctatcttaatagacgcgcagatattgactatataaaaattttgccgcgcccatttccgcccccgaaaattaaacaaaactgattttctcgaaaactaacaaagctaaagtcaccaaatttagtaagTATGTGGGATTTAGCTTTATCCCGGACGAGCCTCGCAAGCTGTGGAGATTCAGCCTTATCCCGGACGAGCCCCCTAGTTGTGGATTTAGCCTTATCCCGGACGAGCCCCCAAGTTGTGGAGATTCAACCTTCACCAAGTCGAAGAGATTTAATTTGCACACACCgggttttattttcatcagctttattgtactTTATTAGTTTATTAGCTTAGTAGTAAAATTATTGATTACTTCACAatgtttctctttatttttgatttcactGCTCGCACTTCGAGACGCAACTTTACCGGCACGCTCTATTCGACTGACTGACCACTCCTCACTATCGTATATCGTTTTTAATCGATATTACATCGATACCCGTTCTCACTCGAAATCACCTCTACCATACCGCGATCCTacatgtatattggcttagtatgcgcgcagaatacatatattttaatatgttgctaCGCCCACTTCCgtctccataatttagaaaaaaccgattggctcttgcaattttttgaccatcgcgatcaaatttggcagactaataaatcttatctatttctatcaaactaacaaatttgattgaaatcggacttgaaacatacaaaatatgcgtgtgaacgtattttgctatgcgatccataagggcagaattggtcgttggctagtggcgacgccagagtgctcgtgtgtttgtagagtgagcgagatagcatatggttatgaggcatgttaaaacaatttaatagacatacattttgttttcgaaattttaaatatttctttcacctggtgtatggtatacccaagtcggcgagacgacttacttacttcattattatgttgatttatcaaattttcataaacaGGTTGTCTTCAAGTCGTCACCTTtagtttattatatttttttgttgtttttttttttctttttcctttgctGTTTAAGTTTAATGCAGTTGCTATATGCAGTTACAGTTTGCTGGCGTTTCGCAATTTGCGAATATTTGTTACAAGGTCAATTCAAGTTGTTTTGGATGGAAAACAGTGCGAAcaataaatgcaaataaaatattgtctttagttttcattttttgttgttcagcaaattttattttgcatttgaattaagtgacaaaaatcaaaagcaaacatttttcaacttttcctcgtgtgtttttatatattttgctttgtttttgctgttgtttctgttgttgttgttgttgctcttgttgatGTTGAACAGCTGCATATCGTTTGAAGAGGCTGTCGACCAGCAACAtgaacagaaacaacaactttcTTAACTTACttctttcaactccaaacccgaatcagtaaatttacctgatgcttttactaatttatcaCCTACAACATTGGTGCTTTCAACTTTGgtggtatcttttcccttacattcaaatgagcgatggcctgttttgctacatttaaaacaacgttttcttgttacagtctcttatcatgtgtgaaggatcaccacacttaaaacatttgcgaccaccttttgttatcgaactTTTCTCATTattatctctaccttgcttgtgaaaagatgactccaatgttgttttctttgacgacttcctaggatcataggattttaagtatgtctctatttgaactttcaacGCATCTactgttctggcttgatacaataatgccttatttgctctcatgtctggtataccttctacgaaatactcgattaaactttcgtcatccaaatcgatcggctttgcgatttccattaacgaatacaaaaattcatacaaattctcacctctcttcaactgtcgattacttagtcttctatgaacttcggctgatgaaacctttactctgaattcgttttcaaagctactttcagggactcccaactacaaatatctctcttactacgtataaacgacaatgcagctcccttcaacaattgttttgcatacacaaaaagctgtaactgactccactgtacggttaaagcgcattcttctaggtccctagtccattgtacaacatcaatcgaacctaaaccgGAAAACTCGGTAACGCTTCcctccacatcttttagtgtgaaccatgacctttcttcttcttctcgggacttctcgaattgttctagccgaggcgaaatctgcctcctgcccgtcattctcagtttctattagatcgtaatgagcgagtagacgcgattgcagctcagctttaaggcctgtagtctccagccctaactctctcaatttaatgcgcaactcttcaatacgcaaagttagaatatcacctcgatccatttcacacaattacagGTATAATGCTTAACAAGTTTGCTATTTTAATGTATAGTTAGTATCTATCAATCAAAATTGTTACGACTTAGCAAAATTTACACAATATGTTAATGtaggtcaaattgtggtaggttatggttaaactcagacgattcttagaaatTTGCTCTATGCAGCTCGCATCAATTAcgtcaatatttctgccaccggTCGGTTTCATCGTGCAAGCAaagtaactcacactcaagacaataattaaacagctcacccaactatagtcgtcctgctctatggaaccactcgttgtagcaactcactcagTCTTCTTGTAAATGTTCGGTTCGCTCTTTGTCGTCACACActctgctgtcgctactcactcggctgttttccactcgttctcttggtctctctttgtctACTACACACCAATTATCACAACTTCGTGTCGGCTACCATCTCGTTTGGATTTGTCAttgtcgtctgcttcttgtaacggtttgtgttgtccgctctctttgtctgcttccacatcCAATATtccaattatctcaacttcgtgtctgctaccatctcgtttggacttgtcgtcgtcgtctgcttcttgtaacggtttgtgttgtccgctctcttttggttttccgcttccatagtgaacaccagttatcatcaactttgtgctctctgtctgctctctccgtctgtctgcttccacagtgaccATTAATtgtcatcaacttcgtgcccgctgtctgcttctcGTAACGGTTtttgttgtccgctctcttttggttttccgcttccacagtgcacagttatcatcaacttcgtgccctctgtctgctctctccgtctgtctgcttccacagtgaacactaattttTATCAACTTCGTAttcgctgtctgcttccacagtgaacactagttatcatcaactttgtgctctctgtctgctctctccgtctgtctgcttccacagtgaacattAATtgtcatcaacttcgtgcccgctgtctgcttctcGTAACGGTTtttgttgtccgctctctgctctcttttggttttccgccTCCACAGTGCacactagttatcatcaacttcgtgccctctgtctgctctctccgtctgtctgcttccacagtgaactcTAATTTTTATCAACTTCGTATTCGCTGTCTGCTtacacagtgaacactaattatcatcaacttcgtgtccgctgtctgcttccacagtaaacactggttatcatcaacttcgtgtctgctgtctgctctctccgtctgtctgcttccacagtgaacactggttatcatcaacttcgtgcccgctgtctgctttcacagtaaacactggttatcatcaactttgtgctctctgtctgctctctccgtctgtctgcttccacagtgaacattAATtgtcatcaacttcgtgcccgctgtctgcttctcgtaacggtttgtgttgtccgctctctgctctcttttggttttccgcttccacagtgcacactagttatcatcaacttcgtgccctctgtctgctctctcagtctgtctgcttccacagtgaacactaattattaTCAACTTCGTGTTCGCTGTCTGCTtacacagtaaacactggttatcgtcaacttcgtgtctactgtctgctctctccgtctgtctgcttccacagtgaacactaattatcatcaacttcgtgtccgctgtctgcttccacagtatacactggttatcatcaacttcgtgtctgctgtctgctctctccgtctgtctgcttccacagtgaacactaattatcatcaacttcgtgccctatgtctgcttccacagtaaacactggttatcatcaacttcgtgtctgctgtctgctctctccgtctgtctgcttacACAGTGAACACTGTGATTTGGTCTAGCAGTGGACTGTACCTTGAAATTAAGTTGGATAACTTCACCTTTTATTTCTTCGCTACTGAAGCAGTTGAGTGCCAATTTATTACTAAACCAAAGAGAAAAAGCGCTGTCGCAGCAGCgcacaaatatgtgtgtgtgtacaatgcttatgtatgtgtcgattcttacaactacatctgacttatcgataaacgcaATCCGTTCCTGAACATCCCGGCCCGCCCTGAAACACAGTTTCTGAACGGGGCAATACCGCAACCTTGGTGATTGGCCGAGTTAATTCTCCCGAAGAGGTCTTGAGTCTAACCGCTCGAACCAATTGATCCTTGCCTGGGTAGGCTTCGAGAACCAGCGCCAGATGCCAGTGAGCTGGTGGGGTGTTCGATTCCTTTACAAGCACCACATCTCCCACTGCTATATTTGGTGTTGTAGTGGTCCACTTTGGACGCTGTTGCAATGGGTAAGATACTCCTGGTGCCATTGCTTCCAGAAACCTTGCATCATAGATTGGATACTTTGCCAGTACCCAAGTCGGCCCACGGGGATGTGGCCTAAGTCTGCCTCTGGTATAGTTGTGAGAGGCCTGCCGATCAAGAAATGTGCTGGCGACAAATAATTGATATCTGTGTCCGAGTTGTAGCACAAGGGTCGGGAGTTGACCACCCCACTGACTTGTGCAAGTAGAGTTCGCATCTGCTCGTAGGTGAGAGTAGATTTCCCAATGACTCGGCGAATATGCAGCTTTACGCATCTGACTGCAGATTCCCATTTTCCTCCCCAATGAGGAGCATGTGGTGGAATGAATACCCATTGAATGCCATCATTCGCCAGAGCATTCCTAACCTTTTCGATGTGTGGTTGAGATGCCAGCAGCTTTTGCATTTCATCAAGAGAGCGTTTAGCTCCAATGAAATTCGTTCCGTTGTCGCTATAGATTTTGTTGCACTTGCCACGCAAAGAGACGAAACGTCTTAGCGCGGCCAAGAATGAGTCGGTGCTCAAGTCCGTTACAAGTTCCAGATGGATTGCCGATGTGACCAGACAAACAAATAGGCATATGTAGCCCTTACCAATGCGCGGTTTGCGCCCCTTTCCATCCTTAAGAAGGATTGGACCAGCATAGTCACATCCAGTGTTTACAAATGGAAGTGCCTGAGTGACACGAATGCTGGGTAGATCAGCCATCCTTTGTTGTGATGTATGATGCCGCTGTCGAAAACAAGCCAAACAGTCGTGTGTGACTTTCCTTATCAAGTTCCTTGCGCCAAATATCCAGAATGTTTGACGTACCATAACAAAGAGTGATGAGACGCCAGGGTGCAGGTTGACCCTGTGTTCGTATTCAAGTATCAGCTTGGTGATGCGATGAGATTTCGGTAGCAAAACTGGATGTTTCGCCTCTGTGGACAATTGCGAGTGGTGCAAGCGTCCTCCAACCCTGAGTAGTCCGTCCTTGTCGATCATTGGCGAGAGTTTAGCCAGCTGAGATCGACTTCGCAATGGTTTATTTGCGAGTAGCAATTGATAGTCATCCTGAAAGCAGGTTTGCGCGTGGCGCAAGCATACAATGCGTGCCGCGGTGATTTCCTCAAACGTAAGACAGTTTGAGCCCTTGTCCCCAAATGGACCCTTCGTGCGCCGTAGAAAGCGAAGGACATAGCCAACCGTGTGAACGAGCGTCAACCATGAAGATACTCGATGAACAACATGATCAAGTGGATGATCAGGAGTTGCCTCTACTAATGCAGTCAGACAATTGCTTTTGACTTCCTTTTCTATGTTCTTTTCTGAAATATTCAAACAGACTTGTGAGTTGTTTAACCTTACCAGAAACTGATCCGCGTCACGTATCCATGACGGGCCATTCCACCATAACTGAAAGTCCTTTAGGTCTGCAGCCATGAGACCTCTGGATGCGCAATCAGCTGGATTTGATTTGGAGTCCACATGACGCCAATAATGCCTTGGAATGGTGTCCAGAATTTCCGAAGTTCGGTTCCCAACAAATGTCTTTAGTCGAGAGGGTGCGTATGATAGCCAATAGAGAACGATTGTGGAATCGCACCATGCAAAAACCGTGACCTTTTAATGTCGAAGTGCCGCCTTTATCGAACGTATGAGTTGACTTAGGAGAAGTGCCGCGCAAAGCTCTAGGCGGGGCAGAGATTGCTGCTTTAGCGGAGCCACCCTAGACTTCGCAGCCATAATCGATGTAGAAATCGAGCCATCCTTGTTGATTACTCTGCTGTACACTACAGCAGCGTATGCCTTCGTAGATGCATCGGAGAATCCATGCAATTCAATGTTGTCGGTGTCGTTGACAACCAACCGGGGTATTTGAATGTGTTGTAGCATATCCAAATCTGCTCGCCATTTGAGCCAAGTATCCGCTAGTTGCTTAGGGAGTTTGTCATCCCATCCCAAATCGAGAAGCCATAATTGTTGAAAGAGTATTTTGAATTGGACCACAATTGGTGCCAAAAGCCCAAGTGGATCGAAGATCCGCGAGACATCCGATAAAACTTGTCGTTTTGTACAATCGACATTTCCTTTTAGACCAACATTATAAGACAATGTATCAAGACCAAGTTGCCAGTAAAGTCCAAGAACCTTGACTGGAGATGATTGTGTAGAATCAGTTCCTTCTGTTGGTATGCGAGGTGTGTTTGATACCCATTTCCCAAGCTCCAAATTAGCACAGGACATAAGTTGAATAAGTTCCTTTTGATTTTGTATCAGTTCCTCCTCACTGTTTGACCCAGTGAGCACATCGTCGACATAAGAATCCTCTTGTAAGATTTTTGCAGCATTCGGAATTCCTGCTGATGATCAGTAGCCAGTTGCTCTAATACCCTAACAGCCAGGAATGGTGCACATGAGGTGCCATAAGTGACGGTGCATAGTTGATAGTGTTTGATTGGATCCGATGGCCTTTCTCTCCAGACAATTCTCTTGAAGTCGCGGTGTTTGTCGTTCACCCAAATCTGCCGAAACATCTTACCTATGTCGGCTgagaatacaaatttatacatCCGAAAGCGCAAGCAGACAGCAAATAGATCGCGTTCAATGCTAGGCCCTGTAAAGAGACAATCGTTTAGTGATTTGCCTTTGGTGTCGCAAAATGATCCGTCGAAAACTACTCTCAGCTTCCGACCCAAAACCGGGTGATGTGGTAAATAAAACCGTTGTGCATTATTGACTTCATCTGGTGGCAGTTCGCGCATATGCCCCAAATCGAAGTATTCCCTCATAAAGTGACATATTTTGCTCTTAGATTTGCATCTTGTTGTAGGCGTCGTTCCACCGATTGGAACCGATTAAGAGCTCCTTGTAGAGTATCCCCAAATTCAGGATTAGTGACCTTGAATGGAAGTTCCACGATGTACTTCCCCTTTTCATCTCGAGTGTGCGTAGCGAGAAAGTGTTTCTCCACCTGCTCATCATCAGGTTCCAATTTGGTTGTGGAACTGATGTCCTCTAGCTCCCAAAACCTCTGGAGCGAAGCGTTAACATCAATGTATGATGTCAAAGCGAAAGCGTTGTTAGCTTGGGGCATCGTTATAGAGCTGATGACCCATCCGAAAATCGATGATATTGCAATGAGTTTGCCCGTATTGTCGTACAACTTTTTCCCTGTGATTGTAGACCAAACGTGTTCACCGCCCAAAAGAACGTCAATTGGAGCGCTTGTGGTGAATTCCGAGTCAGCGAGTTGAAGATCGCTAAAGACATCAAGTGCCGATGCGTCAATGTTTTGCCTTTCCAGTGTTGATGTGATTTTGCCAAGAACATGAGCCTGTACCGTTAAGTGATTGTTTGAATACCTTGACTTTATCTGAAGCGTGCTGCTTCCCCTTGTGGTGTCAGCCTGAACCGAAGAGATTCCTGTGACCAAAATGGATGATGCCGACCGTGGCAATCCAAGTGCTTGTATGCATCGTTCTGATACATATGAAAGTTCCGACCCAGTATCTAGTAAGATACGACATGTAATGTAGTCTCCATTTACCTTTTGAACATAAACCGTTGCAGTAGGCAATATGCTTCGATTTAAACCTTTTCCAGTTTTCAATTTCGCAGAGCTTTGTGAACAAACCGTTGCTGGTGCACTCCCATTATGAGCCACTAGACTTGTTGTAGACAAATCGTGATGAGAAGCGTTTGGACTACGCTGATTCTCCCTTTTCCTTGTTGCAAGTTCCTTAAAGCCATTGAGTTACCTGGATCATGGATCAGAGAATGGTGTTTACCTTACAATATTTGCATGAGAATGATGATGGACAGTTTTTGACCATATGCCCTGATTTCAGGCAATTATAACATAAAGCCTTTTCCCTGATGAACATACGACGTTCTGCAAGTGTTAAATCCATGAATTGTTGACAGCCATACAACTTATGATCCGTCGCCTGACATTTGGTGCAGCTGCCAGCTTGAACTGCAACCATCGAATGTGTGACacgttttgtgtgtgtgatttgcGCCGGCGCTTTGCCTCCAAACGCATTCTCCCGTTTGCTGAGCTCTAATTCCTCACAACGACGAATTCCTCCAGTGTGGGCGCCTCGTTGCCCATGCTGCGCTCAATCCACCTGCGCCGTGTATCAGCGTCAAGCTTTTCCAACACCAGATATTGTATCCACCAGTCCCGTCCTGTTTGATTGATCGCATCCAGACCGCGAACAATCTCATTTGTGCCATCTGATACATTGCGTAAGATGGAC includes:
- the LOC124461422 gene encoding uncharacterized protein LOC124461422, with amino-acid sequence MFRQIWVNDKHRDFKRIVWRERPSDPIKHYQLCTVTYGTSCAPFLAVRVLEQLATDHQQEFRMLQKSYKRILMSTMCSLGQTTFVGNRTSEILDTIPRHYWRHVDSKSNPADCASRGLMAADLKDFQLWWNGPSWIRDADQFLVRLNNSQVCLNISEKNIEKEVKSNCLTALVEATPDHPLDHVVHRVSSWLTLVHTVGYVLRFLRRTKGPFGDKGSNCLTFEEITAARIVCLRHAQTCFQDDYQLLLANKPLRSRSQLAKLSPMIDKDGLLRVGGRLHHSQLSTEAKHPVLLPKSHRITKLILEYEHRVNLHPGVSSLFVMVRQTFWIFGARNLIRKVTHDCLACFRQRHHTSQQRMADLPSIRVTQALPFVNTGCDYAGPILLKDGKGRKPRIGKGYICLFVCLVTSAIHLELVTDLSTDSFLAALRRFVSLRGKCNKIYSDNGTNFIGAKRSLDEMQKLLASQPHIEKVRNALANDGIQWVFIPPHAPHWGGKWESAVRCVKLHIRRVIGKSTLTYEQMRTLLAQASHNYTRGRLRPHPRGPTWVLAKYPIYDARFLEAMAPGVSYPLQQRPKWTTTTPNIAVGDVVLVKESNTPPAHWHLALVLEAYPGKDQLVRAVRLKTSSGELTRPITKVA